From a single Leopardus geoffroyi isolate Oge1 chromosome E1, O.geoffroyi_Oge1_pat1.0, whole genome shotgun sequence genomic region:
- the MAP3K3 gene encoding mitogen-activated protein kinase kinase kinase 3 isoform X2 encodes MDEQEALNSIMKDLVALQMSRRHRVPGYETMKSKDTGHPNRQSDVRIKFEHNGERRIIAFSRPVRYEDVEHKVTTVFGQPLDLHYMNNEDLRTTCEKSLSILLKNQDDLDKAIDILDRSSSMKSLRILLLSQDRNHTSPSPHSGVSRQVRIKASQSAGDINTIYQPPEPRSRHLSVSSQNPGRSSPPPGYVPERQQRIARQGSYTSINSEGEFIPETSEQCMLDPLSSAENSLSGSCQSLDRSADSPSFRKSRMSRAQSFPDNRQEFSERETQLYDKGVKGGTYPRRYHVSVHHKDYNEGRRTFPRIRRHQGNLFTLVPSSRSLSTNGENMGLAVQYLDPRGRLRSADSENALSVQERNVPTKSPSAPINWRRGKLLGQGAFGRVYLCYDVDTGRELASKQVQFDPDSPETSKEVSALECEIQLLKNLQHERIVQYYGCLRDRAEKTLTIFMEYMPGGSVKDQLKAYGALTESVTRKYTRQILEGMSYLHSNMIVHRDIKGANILRDSAGNVKLGDFGASKRLQTICMSGTGMRSVTGTPYWMSPEVISGEGYGRKADVWSLGCTVVEMLTEKPPWAEYEAMAAIFKIATQPTNPQLPSHISEHGRDFLRRIFVEARQRPSAEELLTHHFAQLVY; translated from the exons AGTGACGTCAGAATCAAGTTTGAGCACAACGGGGAAAGGCG AATTATAGCATTCAGCCGGCCTGTTAGATATGAAGATGTGGAACACAAGGTGACAACAGTGTTTGGGCAGCCTCTTGATCTTCATTACATGAATAATGAG GATTTGAGAACCACATGTGAGAAATca CTTTCCATCCTGCTGAAGAACCAAGATGATCTTGATAAAGCAATTGACATATTAGACAGAAGCTCAAGCATGAAAAGCCTTAGGATATTGCTGCTGTCCCAAGACAGAAACCAT ACCAGTCCCTCTCCCCATTCTGGGGTGTCCAGGCAGGTGCGGATCAAAGCTTCCCAGTCTGCAGGAGATATAAATACCATCTACCAGCCCCCCGAGCCCAGAAGCAGGCACCTCTCTGTCA GCTCCCAGAACCCCGGACGAAGCTCACCTCCCCCTGGCTATGTGCCTGAGCGGCAGCAGCGCATTGCCCGGCAGGGGTCCTATACCAGCATCAACAGCGAGGGGGAGTTCATCCCAGAGACCAGTGAGCAGTGT ATGTTGGATCCTCTGAGCAGTGCTGAAAATTCCTTGTCAGGAAGCTGCCAATCCTTGGACAGGTCAGCCGACAG ccCATCCTTCCGGAAATCGAGGATGTCCCGAGCCCAGAGCTTCCCCGACAACAGACAGGAGTTCTCTG AGCGGGAAACTCAGCTATATGACAAAGGGGTCAAAGGTGGAACCTACCCCCGGCGCTACCACGTATCTGTGCACCACAAGGACTACAATGAGG GCAGAAGAACATTTCCCCGAATACGGCGTCATCAAGGCAACCTCTTTACACTGGTGCCATCCAGCCGTTCCCTGAGCACAAATGGCGAGAACATGGGTTTGGCAGTGCAGTACCTGGACCCCAGAGGGCGCCTGCGGAGCGCGGACAGCGAGAATGCCCTCTCTGTGCAGGAGAGGAACGTGCCTACCAAGT CTCCTAGTGCCCCCATCAATTGGCGCCGTGGGAAGCTCCTGGGCCAGGGTGCCTTCGGCAGGGTCTATTTGTGCTATGATGTGGACACAGGACGTGAACTTGCTTCCAAACAGGTCCAATTTGACCCAGACAGCCCTGAGACAAGCAAG GAGGTGAGTGCCCTGGAGTGTGAGATCCAGCTGCTGAAGAACCTGCAGCACGAGCGCATAGTTCAGTACTATGGCTGCCTGCGGGACCGCGCCGAGAAGACTCTGACCATCTTCATGGAGTACATGCCAGGG GGCTCAGTGAAAGACCAATTGAAGGCCTACGGAGCTCTGACAGAGAGTGTGACTCGCAAGTATACCCGGCAGATCCTGGAGGGCATGTCCTACCTGCATAGCAACATGATCGTTCACCGAGACATCAAGG GAGCCAACATCCTCCGAGACTCTGCTGGGAACGTGAAGCTGGGGGACTTTGGGGCCAGCAAGCGCCTGCAGACCATCTGCATGTCGGGCACAGGCATGCGCTCAGTCACGGGCACACCCTACTGGATGAGCCCTGAGGTGATCAGCGGTGAGGGCTACGGAAGAAAGGCAGATGTGTG gAGCCTGGGCTGCACTGTGGTAGAGATGCTGACAGAGAAACCACCTTGGGCAGAGTATGAAGCCATGGCCGCCATTTTCAAGATTGCCACCCAGCCCACAAATCCTCAGCTGCCCTCCCACATCTCTGAGCACGGCCGGGACTTCCTGAGGCGTATTTTTGTGGAGGCTCGCCAGAGACCTTCGGCCGAGGAGCTGCTCACACACCACTTTGCACAGCTCGTGTACTGA
- the MAP3K3 gene encoding mitogen-activated protein kinase kinase kinase 3 isoform X1: protein MGDSIATSILPAQSVVVALILHGGNRYGTGARMYIVAVMFCSLSFSFQHNLNKKQRFRRGWRGVENWWVVPLLTVINTGLFSQSLTPKCSLFPKLAPTQVISLTLLPPVPCPSFQFLFFHTLSVTQEGILLSVSYLAAFLAPRKDLRTTCEKSLSILLKNQDDLDKAIDILDRSSSMKSLRILLLSQDRNHTSPSPHSGVSRQVRIKASQSAGDINTIYQPPEPRSRHLSVSSQNPGRSSPPPGYVPERQQRIARQGSYTSINSEGEFIPETSEQCMLDPLSSAENSLSGSCQSLDRSADSPSFRKSRMSRAQSFPDNRQEFSERETQLYDKGVKGGTYPRRYHVSVHHKDYNEGRRTFPRIRRHQGNLFTLVPSSRSLSTNGENMGLAVQYLDPRGRLRSADSENALSVQERNVPTKSPSAPINWRRGKLLGQGAFGRVYLCYDVDTGRELASKQVQFDPDSPETSKEVSALECEIQLLKNLQHERIVQYYGCLRDRAEKTLTIFMEYMPGGSVKDQLKAYGALTESVTRKYTRQILEGMSYLHSNMIVHRDIKGANILRDSAGNVKLGDFGASKRLQTICMSGTGMRSVTGTPYWMSPEVISGEGYGRKADVWSLGCTVVEMLTEKPPWAEYEAMAAIFKIATQPTNPQLPSHISEHGRDFLRRIFVEARQRPSAEELLTHHFAQLVY, encoded by the exons ATGGGGGATTCCATAGCTACTTCCATTCTGCCTGCTCAGTCAGTGGTGGTAGCTCTAATACTCCATGGTGGGAACAGGTATGGTACTGGGGCCAGGATGTATATTGTCGCTGTTATGTTTTGtagcttatctttttctttccagcaCAACCTTAACAAGAAGCAGAGGTTTAGGAGGGGCTGGAGAGGTGTGGAAAACTGGTGGGTAGTTCCTCTATTGACAGTCATAAATACTGGACTCTTCTCTCAAAGTTTAACTCCCAAGTGTAGTTTGTTTCCAAAGTTAGCACCTACTCAAGTGATTTCTTTAACTCTTCTtcctcctgtcccctgcccttccttccagttcttattttttcatacttTGAGTGTCACCCAGGAAGGGATTCTTTTGAGTGTCAGTTACTTGGCTGCTTTTCTAGCTCCAAGAAAG GATTTGAGAACCACATGTGAGAAATca CTTTCCATCCTGCTGAAGAACCAAGATGATCTTGATAAAGCAATTGACATATTAGACAGAAGCTCAAGCATGAAAAGCCTTAGGATATTGCTGCTGTCCCAAGACAGAAACCAT ACCAGTCCCTCTCCCCATTCTGGGGTGTCCAGGCAGGTGCGGATCAAAGCTTCCCAGTCTGCAGGAGATATAAATACCATCTACCAGCCCCCCGAGCCCAGAAGCAGGCACCTCTCTGTCA GCTCCCAGAACCCCGGACGAAGCTCACCTCCCCCTGGCTATGTGCCTGAGCGGCAGCAGCGCATTGCCCGGCAGGGGTCCTATACCAGCATCAACAGCGAGGGGGAGTTCATCCCAGAGACCAGTGAGCAGTGT ATGTTGGATCCTCTGAGCAGTGCTGAAAATTCCTTGTCAGGAAGCTGCCAATCCTTGGACAGGTCAGCCGACAG ccCATCCTTCCGGAAATCGAGGATGTCCCGAGCCCAGAGCTTCCCCGACAACAGACAGGAGTTCTCTG AGCGGGAAACTCAGCTATATGACAAAGGGGTCAAAGGTGGAACCTACCCCCGGCGCTACCACGTATCTGTGCACCACAAGGACTACAATGAGG GCAGAAGAACATTTCCCCGAATACGGCGTCATCAAGGCAACCTCTTTACACTGGTGCCATCCAGCCGTTCCCTGAGCACAAATGGCGAGAACATGGGTTTGGCAGTGCAGTACCTGGACCCCAGAGGGCGCCTGCGGAGCGCGGACAGCGAGAATGCCCTCTCTGTGCAGGAGAGGAACGTGCCTACCAAGT CTCCTAGTGCCCCCATCAATTGGCGCCGTGGGAAGCTCCTGGGCCAGGGTGCCTTCGGCAGGGTCTATTTGTGCTATGATGTGGACACAGGACGTGAACTTGCTTCCAAACAGGTCCAATTTGACCCAGACAGCCCTGAGACAAGCAAG GAGGTGAGTGCCCTGGAGTGTGAGATCCAGCTGCTGAAGAACCTGCAGCACGAGCGCATAGTTCAGTACTATGGCTGCCTGCGGGACCGCGCCGAGAAGACTCTGACCATCTTCATGGAGTACATGCCAGGG GGCTCAGTGAAAGACCAATTGAAGGCCTACGGAGCTCTGACAGAGAGTGTGACTCGCAAGTATACCCGGCAGATCCTGGAGGGCATGTCCTACCTGCATAGCAACATGATCGTTCACCGAGACATCAAGG GAGCCAACATCCTCCGAGACTCTGCTGGGAACGTGAAGCTGGGGGACTTTGGGGCCAGCAAGCGCCTGCAGACCATCTGCATGTCGGGCACAGGCATGCGCTCAGTCACGGGCACACCCTACTGGATGAGCCCTGAGGTGATCAGCGGTGAGGGCTACGGAAGAAAGGCAGATGTGTG gAGCCTGGGCTGCACTGTGGTAGAGATGCTGACAGAGAAACCACCTTGGGCAGAGTATGAAGCCATGGCCGCCATTTTCAAGATTGCCACCCAGCCCACAAATCCTCAGCTGCCCTCCCACATCTCTGAGCACGGCCGGGACTTCCTGAGGCGTATTTTTGTGGAGGCTCGCCAGAGACCTTCGGCCGAGGAGCTGCTCACACACCACTTTGCACAGCTCGTGTACTGA
- the MAP3K3 gene encoding mitogen-activated protein kinase kinase kinase 3 isoform X3 yields MDEQEALNSIMKDLVALQMSRRHRVPGYETMKSKDTGHPNRQSDVRIKFEHNGERRIIAFSRPVRYEDVEHKVTTVFGQPLDLHYMNNELSILLKNQDDLDKAIDILDRSSSMKSLRILLLSQDRNHTSPSPHSGVSRQVRIKASQSAGDINTIYQPPEPRSRHLSVSSQNPGRSSPPPGYVPERQQRIARQGSYTSINSEGEFIPETSEQCMLDPLSSAENSLSGSCQSLDRSADSPSFRKSRMSRAQSFPDNRQEFSERETQLYDKGVKGGTYPRRYHVSVHHKDYNEGRRTFPRIRRHQGNLFTLVPSSRSLSTNGENMGLAVQYLDPRGRLRSADSENALSVQERNVPTKSPSAPINWRRGKLLGQGAFGRVYLCYDVDTGRELASKQVQFDPDSPETSKEVSALECEIQLLKNLQHERIVQYYGCLRDRAEKTLTIFMEYMPGGSVKDQLKAYGALTESVTRKYTRQILEGMSYLHSNMIVHRDIKGANILRDSAGNVKLGDFGASKRLQTICMSGTGMRSVTGTPYWMSPEVISGEGYGRKADVWSLGCTVVEMLTEKPPWAEYEAMAAIFKIATQPTNPQLPSHISEHGRDFLRRIFVEARQRPSAEELLTHHFAQLVY; encoded by the exons AGTGACGTCAGAATCAAGTTTGAGCACAACGGGGAAAGGCG AATTATAGCATTCAGCCGGCCTGTTAGATATGAAGATGTGGAACACAAGGTGACAACAGTGTTTGGGCAGCCTCTTGATCTTCATTACATGAATAATGAG CTTTCCATCCTGCTGAAGAACCAAGATGATCTTGATAAAGCAATTGACATATTAGACAGAAGCTCAAGCATGAAAAGCCTTAGGATATTGCTGCTGTCCCAAGACAGAAACCAT ACCAGTCCCTCTCCCCATTCTGGGGTGTCCAGGCAGGTGCGGATCAAAGCTTCCCAGTCTGCAGGAGATATAAATACCATCTACCAGCCCCCCGAGCCCAGAAGCAGGCACCTCTCTGTCA GCTCCCAGAACCCCGGACGAAGCTCACCTCCCCCTGGCTATGTGCCTGAGCGGCAGCAGCGCATTGCCCGGCAGGGGTCCTATACCAGCATCAACAGCGAGGGGGAGTTCATCCCAGAGACCAGTGAGCAGTGT ATGTTGGATCCTCTGAGCAGTGCTGAAAATTCCTTGTCAGGAAGCTGCCAATCCTTGGACAGGTCAGCCGACAG ccCATCCTTCCGGAAATCGAGGATGTCCCGAGCCCAGAGCTTCCCCGACAACAGACAGGAGTTCTCTG AGCGGGAAACTCAGCTATATGACAAAGGGGTCAAAGGTGGAACCTACCCCCGGCGCTACCACGTATCTGTGCACCACAAGGACTACAATGAGG GCAGAAGAACATTTCCCCGAATACGGCGTCATCAAGGCAACCTCTTTACACTGGTGCCATCCAGCCGTTCCCTGAGCACAAATGGCGAGAACATGGGTTTGGCAGTGCAGTACCTGGACCCCAGAGGGCGCCTGCGGAGCGCGGACAGCGAGAATGCCCTCTCTGTGCAGGAGAGGAACGTGCCTACCAAGT CTCCTAGTGCCCCCATCAATTGGCGCCGTGGGAAGCTCCTGGGCCAGGGTGCCTTCGGCAGGGTCTATTTGTGCTATGATGTGGACACAGGACGTGAACTTGCTTCCAAACAGGTCCAATTTGACCCAGACAGCCCTGAGACAAGCAAG GAGGTGAGTGCCCTGGAGTGTGAGATCCAGCTGCTGAAGAACCTGCAGCACGAGCGCATAGTTCAGTACTATGGCTGCCTGCGGGACCGCGCCGAGAAGACTCTGACCATCTTCATGGAGTACATGCCAGGG GGCTCAGTGAAAGACCAATTGAAGGCCTACGGAGCTCTGACAGAGAGTGTGACTCGCAAGTATACCCGGCAGATCCTGGAGGGCATGTCCTACCTGCATAGCAACATGATCGTTCACCGAGACATCAAGG GAGCCAACATCCTCCGAGACTCTGCTGGGAACGTGAAGCTGGGGGACTTTGGGGCCAGCAAGCGCCTGCAGACCATCTGCATGTCGGGCACAGGCATGCGCTCAGTCACGGGCACACCCTACTGGATGAGCCCTGAGGTGATCAGCGGTGAGGGCTACGGAAGAAAGGCAGATGTGTG gAGCCTGGGCTGCACTGTGGTAGAGATGCTGACAGAGAAACCACCTTGGGCAGAGTATGAAGCCATGGCCGCCATTTTCAAGATTGCCACCCAGCCCACAAATCCTCAGCTGCCCTCCCACATCTCTGAGCACGGCCGGGACTTCCTGAGGCGTATTTTTGTGGAGGCTCGCCAGAGACCTTCGGCCGAGGAGCTGCTCACACACCACTTTGCACAGCTCGTGTACTGA
- the LIMD2 gene encoding LIM domain-containing protein 2 codes for MYQAAGAAQATPSHEAKGSGGSSTVQRSKSFSLRAQVKESCAACQKTVYPMERLVADKLIFHNSCFCCKHCHTKLSLGSYAALHGEFYCKPHFQQLFKSKGNYDEGFGRKQHKELWAHKEVDAGTKTA; via the exons ATGTACCAGGCTGCAGGAGCTGCCCAGGCCACCCCCTCTCAT GAAGCCAAAGGCAGCGGTGGCAGCAGCACTGTCCAGCGCTCCAAG TCCTTCAGCCTTCGGGCCCAGGTGAAGGAGAGCTGTGCCGCCTGCCAGAAGACCGTGTACCCTATGGAGCGCCTGGTGGCAGACAAGCTCATTTTCCACAACTCTTGCTTCTGTTGCAAGCACTGTCACACCAAGCTGAG CCTGGGCAGCTACGCGGCACTGCACGGGGAATTTTACTGCAAGCCCCACTTTCAGCAGCTGTTTAAGAGCAAAGGCAACTATGATGAGGGCTTTGGCCGGAAGCAGCACAAGGAGCTCTGGGCCCACAAGGAGGTGGACGCCGGCACCAAGACGGCCTGA